Within the Stenotrophomonas sp. 610A2 genome, the region TTGGCGCGGGCTTTGGCCGCGCTGGACAGGCCGCAGGACGTACAGGCCTTCCTGCGCGATCTGTGTACCCCCGCCGAGCTGGAGGCCATGGCCGATCGCTGGCGGGTGGTGCCCTTGCTGCGCAAGGGTGTGCCTTACCGCGAGATCTACGACCTGACCGGGGTGAGCGTCACCACCATCGGCCGGGTTGCGCGTTCGCTCGAGCACGGGGCCGGTGGCTATGCCGCTGCTATCGACCGCCTCGCCACGCGCAAAACCGAATCCAACTGAGATAACCCCATGAGTGCTTCAACCTCTGCCCCGGCACGCGACCGGCTGCGTATCGCCATTCAGAAAAGCGGTCGTCTGGCCGATCCAGCGCGTAGCCTGCTTGCCGCCTGTGGCCTGAGCTGGAGGCAGAGCCGCGACAAGCTGTTCTGCTTCGGTGAATCGTTGCCGGTGGATCTGCTGCTGGTACGCGATGACGACATTCCGGGCCTGATTGCCGATGGTGTCTGCGATCTGGGTGTGGTCGGCTTGAACGAGTTGGACGAGCAGGCCAAGGCGCGTCGCCAGATCGGTTTGGCTGATGCCTACCAGCCGCTGCGTGGACTCGGTTTTGGTTCCTGCCGCTTGATGATCGCTGTGCCGGAAGACTGGGATTGGCAGGGCGTGCAGATGCTGCAGGGCAAGCGCATCGCCACCAGTTACCCGGCAATCCTTGCTGCCTGGCTGAAGGAAAAAGGCGTCGATGCACAGGTTGTTGAACTGTCTGGCT harbors:
- a CDS encoding YerC/YecD family TrpR-related protein; the protein is MKPRPDTEREKSSDAPLKALARALAALDRPQDVQAFLRDLCTPAELEAMADRWRVVPLLRKGVPYREIYDLTGVSVTTIGRVARSLEHGAGGYAAAIDRLATRKTESN
- the hisG gene encoding ATP phosphoribosyltransferase; this encodes MSASTSAPARDRLRIAIQKSGRLADPARSLLAACGLSWRQSRDKLFCFGESLPVDLLLVRDDDIPGLIADGVCDLGVVGLNELDEQAKARRQIGLADAYQPLRGLGFGSCRLMIAVPEDWDWQGVQMLQGKRIATSYPAILAAWLKEKGVDAQVVELSGSVEIAPKLGTAELICDLVSSGATLAANQLKPVEVLLESEAVLAGPVHELDDARAGLMAMLLRRLDGLSKVQDQKLLMFSAAEDRVEELARLLPDAEPLLRLPGQGDAVRLQTMCSGALSWQRLEELERAGAQGLMVLAVEKSLV